A window of Leptospira stimsonii contains these coding sequences:
- a CDS encoding SIR2 family NAD-dependent protein deacylase: MKDFFKIDSGNFQRITAITGAGISAESGIPTFRGTDGLWKNFRAEELATPQAFQKDPKLVWEWYLWRRSIIASKDPNPGHFALAELEKRHVNFFLITQNVDGLHTRAGSKNLVEIHGNIFVNRCTSCTNEIKTLIVDQNETLPKCNVCGSLFRPGVVWFGESYDSSKLNESILRMQNTDLLLIIGTSGAVNLPVYLAEIAKESGAILIEINPERSSFSSSVDLFLQGKAGEILPELVAKMLSP; the protein is encoded by the coding sequence ATGAAGGATTTTTTTAAAATCGATTCCGGAAACTTTCAAAGAATTACGGCTATTACAGGAGCTGGAATCTCCGCTGAAAGCGGAATCCCAACCTTTCGAGGGACGGACGGGCTTTGGAAAAACTTTCGCGCGGAAGAATTGGCGACTCCGCAGGCGTTTCAAAAAGATCCGAAACTGGTTTGGGAATGGTATCTCTGGAGAAGAAGCATCATTGCAAGTAAAGATCCGAATCCAGGACACTTCGCTCTTGCAGAATTAGAAAAACGTCATGTGAATTTTTTTCTCATCACGCAGAATGTGGACGGACTTCATACGAGAGCCGGCTCCAAAAATCTCGTTGAAATCCACGGTAATATTTTCGTCAATCGTTGCACTTCCTGCACAAACGAAATCAAAACTTTGATAGTCGATCAGAACGAGACCCTTCCAAAGTGCAATGTCTGCGGTTCTCTCTTTCGTCCGGGCGTCGTTTGGTTCGGAGAATCCTATGATTCATCGAAACTCAACGAGTCGATTCTGAGAATGCAGAACACAGATCTTTTATTGATTATCGGTACATCCGGCGCAGTGAATCTGCCGGTTTATTTGGCTGAAATCGCAAAAGAAAGCGGAGCGATTCTTATTGAAATCAATCCTGAGAGAAGCTCTTTTTCATCCTCCGTAGATCTTTTCTTACA
- a CDS encoding DJ-1 family glyoxalase III produces MPKVLVPFAEGMEEMEAVIIVDVLRRAKIEVTSASLQEGIVTASRGVRLLADTSLDNIDFETFDMIVLPGGNGGTKALASDKRISEILIEAKKKGQWIAAICAAPSILVHQNILTNQDRFTSFPGVVPEAPGYTGSRLEISGKIVTSVGPGSAFEFSLELVRILRDEKTMLEVKEALQLPK; encoded by the coding sequence ATGCCTAAAGTGTTAGTCCCTTTCGCGGAAGGAATGGAGGAAATGGAAGCAGTCATCATTGTGGACGTCCTCCGAAGAGCGAAGATCGAAGTGACGAGCGCTTCGCTCCAGGAAGGTATCGTTACCGCCTCCCGAGGAGTTCGCCTTTTGGCAGACACGTCTCTCGATAATATCGATTTCGAAACGTTTGATATGATCGTTCTTCCAGGAGGAAACGGTGGCACCAAGGCTCTTGCTTCTGATAAAAGGATCTCCGAAATTCTAATAGAAGCGAAAAAGAAAGGGCAATGGATCGCGGCCATTTGCGCCGCTCCCAGTATTTTAGTACATCAGAATATTCTCACAAACCAGGACCGATTTACGTCTTTTCCTGGTGTTGTTCCAGAGGCTCCCGGTTATACCGGATCGAGGCTCGAAATTTCCGGCAAGATCGTGACGAGCGTCGGCCCGGGATCCGCTTTCGAATTCTCCTTAGAGCTTGTAAGAATTCTTCGTGATGAAAAAACGATGTTGGAAGTAAAAGAAGCCCTTCAATTGCCTAAATGA
- a CDS encoding glycosyltransferase — translation MTIPEISVILPTYNEKENIPVLLPKIAHALRKFSYEILLVDDNSPDRTWEVAENLKKHHKELFVLRRMEGRGLSSAVLAGMSIAKGNVFVVMDADLQHDESILPNLVEPILAKKSEISIGTRYTDGGSTSNWSWIRKGFSFSATTLAKFFLPIPVSDPMSGFFAISKEYFEKTADLINPRGFKILLEFLHRSEIKPRISEVPFTFQSRRFGKTKLDGSVIRNYLVALLDLRFGKQISPTFLLYSLVGSSGVIVNLFGLLIAETLDFPELTTPFQFLNPFHSSVLFGIEISILSNFFLNNYLTFYEKRYDGIRIVQGLILFHLVSLIGLLIQISVFQFLYHRIFLSEFNSSGLLIKFFSDSLAILAAMITNYFLNLNVTWKGSRDESRF, via the coding sequence ATGACAATCCCTGAAATTTCCGTCATCCTACCGACCTACAACGAGAAAGAGAATATTCCGGTTCTTCTTCCAAAAATTGCCCATGCTCTTCGGAAGTTTTCGTATGAGATCCTACTCGTGGATGACAATAGTCCGGACCGTACCTGGGAAGTGGCGGAAAATCTAAAAAAGCATCACAAGGAACTTTTCGTTCTCCGGCGAATGGAAGGACGGGGCCTTTCTTCCGCGGTTCTTGCGGGAATGTCGATCGCAAAAGGAAACGTTTTTGTCGTAATGGACGCGGATTTACAACACGACGAATCGATTCTTCCAAATTTGGTGGAACCGATTCTCGCAAAAAAATCGGAGATTTCTATCGGAACGAGATATACGGACGGTGGATCGACTTCGAATTGGTCCTGGATCCGAAAAGGTTTTAGCTTTTCCGCGACCACACTCGCGAAGTTTTTTTTACCGATTCCTGTTTCCGATCCGATGAGCGGTTTTTTTGCGATTTCAAAAGAATACTTTGAAAAGACAGCAGATTTAATCAACCCGAGAGGATTTAAGATTCTATTAGAATTTCTGCATAGGTCGGAAATAAAACCGAGAATTTCGGAGGTTCCTTTCACCTTTCAAAGTAGGCGATTCGGCAAAACAAAGTTAGACGGTTCCGTGATCCGAAATTATTTAGTCGCGCTTTTGGATCTTCGTTTTGGAAAACAAATCTCCCCTACTTTTCTTCTCTATTCTTTGGTTGGATCCTCCGGCGTTATTGTAAATCTATTCGGACTCTTGATCGCGGAAACCCTTGATTTTCCCGAGTTGACGACCCCTTTTCAGTTCCTGAATCCGTTCCACAGTTCGGTCTTGTTCGGAATCGAAATCTCTATTCTTTCTAATTTTTTTCTGAATAACTATCTTACATTTTATGAAAAAAGATACGATGGAATTCGAATTGTTCAAGGTTTGATTCTTTTTCATCTCGTCAGCCTGATTGGACTTCTGATCCAAATCAGCGTTTTTCAATTTCTATATCATAGAATCTTTTTATCCGAATTCAATTCTTCCGGACTTCTCATTAAATTCTTCTCAGATTCGCTTGCTATTTTAGCCGCGATGATTACAAATTACTTCTTAAACCTAAACGTTACATGGAAAGGTTCCAGAGACGAATCCCGTTTCTAA